The Ascochyta rabiei chromosome 3, complete sequence genome segment GAGGCTGTGAGGACGAATTGGCCGACGCAGGCGCTGAAGCCGGACAGGAAGGCGTTGAAGGGCTTGGTCGCATGTCAGTCATTGCTgctcgtcctcgtccacGTGCAAGTGTTCAGGACTCACAAAGTTGCCGACAAGCACGACGTAGAGGAATTGCAGGGCGCCAACCACGACGAGAAACAGCATGAAGCTATCCAGCAGCTTTGTGCGCTGTGTGGTGTTGTTGACATAGCGGTTCCATACGCCCTGCAGGATGTCTTGCGCGTCGTTGGACGACTTTGGTTTCGCGGCCGAGTAGGGTGTGCCGGGGACGGTCTGGGGGGCGGCTGTGCGTTGCTTGGGCGGCATTGTGGCGATGTGGCGAGCGAGAAGGCGGCGTCGAGGGCGATGGATGGAGTTGTCGTGTTTGGTGTTGAGCGGGAGCTTGAGCTACGTACGCACGTTGAGGCCACATTCAGGATCCTGGTCGGCGTCGGCACGGCGGACGAGCGAGAGCTCCCCGCAGAAACACCAAGCTAGGTGCATACCGTCCTCTGTCAGCTCCTTGCACCATTCCTCCCCCACCACCCCCTTTGACAACTCCACTGTAATTCCGCCGAAGCTTCAACGGCCCTCAAGCTTTCGACAACTGCCACACGATCCACAAAAACTCGACAAACACCATGGTAATCCTCTCCTAGAGCTCCCCTGTGGCTCCACACCCAATCAGACCGGCTCCATTGCACTCGTGCTAACTCTCTCGCCACCCCAGTCTCTCGCCAACACCGCACTCATCCTCGGTGCTCTCACCGCCGGCGGAGGCATCACAGGCTACATCCGCACCGGCTCTATCCCATCCATCGCCGCCGGCGTCACCGTCGGCCTGCTGTACATTTTCGGCGGCCTGCGCATCCAGAACCGCAACCCGTACGGTGTTGAGCTCGCCCTGCTTGCGTCGCTTGTCCTCGCCGGCAGCTCGATTCCCCGCGCCATCAAGTCGGGTAAGCCGCTGCCCATTGGCTTGAGCTTGTTGGCTACCTTTGGTCTGTATACGTTTGGTACTGCGTTTCAGCGGGGAAGCGCGAGGGTCTGAGGCGTGGCGATCTGTACGGGAACGATGGGAACGGGGAGAGGACGAGGCAGCATGCATGCTGCGTACCCGTAGGAATACAGCATTTCACGGATGAGTGTTCGGTATGATGTGCGTTTGCGTGCTACGGATTGCTATCGCTCGGCTCAGTGCCCGTCGCTCGCCTTGCCCAGTTGGAACGCCTCCCGCACAGCCTCGCCCAGCCGCCTGATGCCCTCGTCGATCTTCTCCGCCGGCGCCGCCGCGTACGTTGCGCGGAAGAACAGCGTATCGTGACTCTCCTCGTTGTCTGCGTAGAACCAGCTCCCCCGCATCACCAACGCGCCGTGATCAATCACCTGGAGGAAAATCTCCTGCTCAATCATCTCGATGCTCTTCCGCGGGTAATCAGGGTGCTTGGTGAAGTCGACCTGCATCCAGTGAAACATGCCCGCCATGGGGGGGTTCCAGCTCATGACCTCGCGGGGCAGATGTCTGGCGCAGGACGCGAGGATGGCGTCGCGCCGCTTGGTGTACTGGACGCGGATGTGCAGCAGCCAGTCGAGGTAGCCGGCGTG includes the following:
- a CDS encoding oligosaccharyltransferase complex subunit epsilon; the protein is MPPKQRTAAPQTVPGTPYSAAKPKSSNDAQDILQGVWNRYVNNTTQRTKLLDSFMLFLVVVGALQFLYVVLVGNFPFNAFLSGFSACVGQFVLTASLRIQTNPENKADFESISHERAFADFVFGSLLLHFFCVNFIN